GAGAAACTGCGTCAGCAACAGGAGCTGGTTGACACATTCCTGAAAAACAGTCCCGACATTATTTATTACAAGGACAGAAAAGCCAGGTATACCCGTATAAACGAGGCGCATGCGAGACTGATGAGATTGGAAAAGCCGGAAGATGCCATAGGAAAAACTGATTTCGAGTTTCATGATCGCGAATTTGCTGAGCAATCTTTTCAGGATGATATGAATTTGATGAGAACCGGAGAAGCAATTGTGGACAAACTGCAGGAATTTGTGGATGCATACGGTGAACTTCGGTATATGACAACAACCAAAATCCCGATTAGAGAGAAGAATGGACGAGTTATTGGTTTGGTTGGCGTTTCGCGAGATTATTCCGAAAGGAAACAAATGGAAGATCGGTTAGAGCATGAGCGTCAGTTGTTAAGAATTCTGATGGATAGTGTACCCGACGGTATCTATTTTAAAGATGCAGAATCGCGGTTTACCCGGATCAATAAGGCAATGGGCCAATTGCTTGGAATAGAAAATGCAGATGAGGCGATCGGGAAAACCAAATCTGATTTTTTCAGAGAGAAAGAAATACAAGAGATTATTCTTGATGAAAAAGAGCTGCTACAAACCGGAAAGCCAATCATCAATAAGCCGGAAAAACTGACACTGGCAGATGGAACCATTCGTTGGATGTCGGCCACAAAGATGCCGGTTCGCGATGTTGAGGGGAACATAATCGGTCTGGTTGGTATTTCGAGAGACAACACGATTGAAGTTGAGGCTAAAAAGCATCTGGAAATAGCCAAAAATAAAGCGGAGGAGGCGAACCGGGCCAAGAGCCTGTTTTTGGCCAACATGTCGCATGAGATTCGCACGCCGATGAACGGAGTAATCGGAATGGCAGATATTCTGAGAAAGACAAAACTCAATGAAGAGCAAACGGAATATCTCGACGTAATTACCAAATCGGGAAATAACCTGGTGGCTATTATTAACGACATTCTCGATTTCTCGAAAATTGAGTCCGGGCGAATGGAGTTGGAATCGACGCCCATCAATATTCGCAAGATTGTTGAGGATGTGGCTGACGTGTTGATTATAAAGTCGAATAATAAAGGGATCGACCTGGTGACTTATATCGATGCGTCGATTCCTGACATGGTGCTTGGTGATCCGGTGCGGTTACGGCAGGTGCTTATTAATCTGGCAAATAATGCTATCAAATTTACCAAAAGCGGCGAGGTGTTTATTTCAGCGGAATTGCAGAAGGTTAATTCGGAGGTTGAAGTACTGTTTAAGGTAAAAGATACCGGAATTGGAATTCCAAAAGAGGCCCAGGAAAAGTTGTTTGATTCGTTTACACAAGTCGATTCTTCAACGACCCGAAAGTACGGAGGTACCGGCCTGGGATTGGCTATTTCGAAACGATTGAGCGAACAGATGGGCGGAGAAATCGGTTTGGAAAGCGAAGTCAATCAGGGTTCCGTCTTTTGGTTTACCGCGAAGTTTAAAAAAGCATCGGCAGAAGTAGCCATCGACCAGCCGAAAGAAGTGATTGAGTTGGAAAATGTAAAGGTGTTGATTGTCGATGATAATCGGACCAACCGGTTAATCTTCTCAAAATACTTAGAGACCTGGGATTGTTCTTCGGATGAAGCTTCCAGTGGTATGGATGCATTGAAGAAATTGAAGAGTGCTGCTTCAAAGGGAAAGCCTTACGATATCGCCTTGGTTGATTTCCAGATGAGCGAGATGGACGGACTTGACTTTGCCAGCCGTGTGAAAAAGGACCCGGATATTGCTTCAACTAAACTAATATTACTGTCATCTGTTTCCGATATTTTACCGAGAGGGCAGGTTCAAAGTGCTGGTTTTGAGTATTATTTGAATAAGCCAATAAAACTCGATCAGTTGCTTAATATAATGGCTAAAGTAACTGGTAAGCAGTTGCCTGAATCATACGTTGACGCTGCTCGTCCGACGAATCAAGGAATTAACGGAAAGAAAAGAAATCTGAAAGTTTTGGTCGCGGAAGATAATGTGATCAACCAGAAGGTTGCCATGTTGACACTAAAGTGTGTGTCTGACTCCATTGATCTGGCCAAAGACGGAAAAGAAGCCTGGAGAATGTACCGCGATAACGAGTATGACTTGATTATGATGGATATACAGATGCCACAACTGAATGGTTATGAGGTAACGAAGATGATACGGAAAGAGGAGACGGAGCAAAATGGAAAACCGATAAAAATTGTTGCTATGACAGCAAACGCACTTCAGGAAGACATTGATTTGTGTTTGAGTATCGGGATGGACGGTTATTTAAGTAAGCCATTTAAAGCTGAAGATGTGATCGAGACCGTGGATAAGCTTTTTTAGGTTATTAATTATATACATGAAGAAAAATCCCCGCACTAAAATTTAGGTTGGGATTTTTCTTTAGTGTAACCCGATACGGTACGAGAATTTGACTAAGAAAATATTGTACGGTTGGTTGCCGTTGAATAAGTTATCGAAACTCCTGTCCAAATTAAAATCACCTAAGCTGTCGGAATAATCTCTTGATTGAGACCAAACAAGATAAACCGTTGAACCAGGCGTATATTCCCAGCGAACAACCAGATTAGATAGAAACTCGTTGAAATTAAAGTCCGGTTGCTCGAAGGAATAATCATTAGTTCCATCCTGATTTTCGTCGATGTAGTACATCTCCTCTGAATTGTTGTAAGTCAGCTGATTTGGAGAATAGAGCTGGAACCTGTCGGAGAATCGATCGGCTTTGGGATCGGTAATCATCTTAAACGCGTTGTATTTTCCGGAAGCGAAAAACGGTTGTCCCCAGTACTGAATGGTTAGATCGGGCGTCAGGTTAATGTTAACACGCATCGAAAAACTCAATACTTTTTGGTCGAGATGTGCCATCAGGTAGCGATTATTCCCGTTTACTGAATATTCATCCACATACTGCAACTCTCTTTTCTGTTTGTACAGCGATGGCTCCAAACTGAAATTGAGCGTATTGTTTGGTCTGTATTCAATTTCAGGTGAATACGAGCATGAGGTGCGACTGTTGTATTTGTTCCAGTTGTTACTTCCAAAGTAGGATAGTTTCAGTTTCTTGCGTTCGTCGGTCTCGATTCCGTACCAAATATTCAATCCTCCCGGGACAATCATACCCGGACCTCCCCGCAGAATGTAATTGTCTACCTCGTCGCTGTCGAAATTGATTCCGGAATGGAATGACCAATAGTTTTTAAACTCAATGTAACTATTTACATTCCCTCCGGAATTGAGGTATTGTCCGCTGAAATCCCATACGTTCCATTGGTTCAGGTTCAAATTGGCTTTCCGCATGATTCCTTTGGGCTCGTTAAAACGGTAACCCATCCAGAAAACCTGGAAAATCTGGTCGGTGGAGCGTAGGTAACCCACATCGTTCAGTTCAAGTCCCGGAGATTTAGCCATAGCAGCCAGCAGGAATTTCAGATCTCCGCCAATCTTTCCGAATTGGATATTTCCTCCATATCCCGAAAGGCTTGTTCTTGTGCTATCTAAATGAATATGTGTTGCGTCGGGTCGCTGATAATAATGTCTGGAAGAGGTTTGGGTTTCCAGTAGTGCCTCTTTAGTTCCCTCTACTTTACTAAAAGCTCCGTGTACAGAGAGCAGGTAATTTTTGTCGTTGAAATATTGGGTGAAATCAAGTCCTCCGGTTGTCGCCGAACGATGGAGGTAGTCTTTCAAAACATTATCGAGTTGGCGGGAAGTGTTGGTGACCATTCCGCCAATCAGTGTATTCCCTTTGTTTAAGTCTTTCTGCAAACGTCCAACGAAATAGTTGGTTAAAGGCTCTACCGTTTGTTTCCGCTGTTCTCCTTCGTATGCAATTTTTGCTTTTTCTTCCGCGGCAACACTTTCAATGATTCCGACCGACCAACCCGATTCCGTCTTGCCAGTTAATTTGGCTGCACCAATGATTGAGGTGTTTTTCGGACTGTCGATGTATTCGTTGTCTCGCAAGTCCGGTTCGTATTGAGGTCTGCGTCCTATTCGGCGCGAGTAAAACAGGTTCTCGGTGGAAAGATCGCCGTCACCAAATCCTAACGGGAAACTGGTAATACTTTTTCCTTCGATGAAGAAAGGGCGCTTTTCGCGGAAGAAAGTTTCGAAGGCAGTTAAATTGACTTCTGATGGATCCGCTTCTACCTGGCCGAAATCGGGATTAATGGTGAAGTCAAGAGTTAGGTTATTGGTTACACCAATCTTTCCGTCAAGGCCGGCATTCAACCGGTTTTTGTGGCCGGTCGAAAATGGATTGCCCTCTTCTTTTGGGTACGATTCTACTCCGGCCACCACGTAGGGAGTCAGGTCGAGCTGTTTCTTCGGTTTAATGTTGCTTAATCCCCCCAGTTCTCCGTACAAATAGACAAATCCGGGCGCATTGCGGGCAATCGGTTGCCAAAAATCGGTTTCGGCATAACGATAGATGTAACGTGCGGCCTCCAAACCCCAAACTGAAGATGAGTTCTTTTTAAAACGCAGCTGAGTAAAAGGTATTTTCATTTCGGCGCTCCAGCCCCACGAAGTCATGCTTGTTTTCACGTACCAAATCGGGTCCCAGGTGTCATCTTCATTGTCGCCGTCGTTGCTGACAGCTGCATCGCATTTAACTCCCGAAGCGGTTACCAGGAAAGTGAAAGCGGTACGGAGGTCATGATAACTGTCAAATGAAACGCCCACATAATCTCCGTCGAGATTGTCCCGCCGGCTCATTCTTCTGACGATGCTGTCGGGGGCGGTGTCGAAAGCTTTTATGCCAACATAAATAAAGTTATCGTCATACATAATTTTGAAAGTCGTATTCTGGCGGGGCGCTTTCCCTTCGTATGGCTCCCTTTGCGTAAAGCTGTCTTCCCACGGCCCGGATCGCCAGGCTGGTTCCGACAGATTTCCATCGATGGTGAGCGGTGACTGAAGTCTGGTGGCATTGTAGCGTTTCTTCTGAACGTCCTGTCCGAATACGTTACTCGCTATAATGAGAAAAAATATGAATAGAAAAAACGGTTTTTTCATGGTTTGAAATTCGCAGATTAGCTTTCATCTTAAAAGGACGCCGGAAAAGTCGTTTCGTTACACGTTTGTCTGACTTATTGTTTGCTTATTTCTAAGGTGCGTTGGTTAGTATTCTGATGAGTAGTGTGTTAGATGGGTTTGGCGGCAGCGTTATTGATGACAAATTGGTATAGATGAGTTACCAATTGTCGGCAATATGAAAGGGCATAGCTGAACAATTTTATATTTTCCTAATTCTGCCAATTCATTATCTTTGTACGCACTCAAAAAAACGGGAATACAAATGTTTGAAAATCTTACCGACAGGTTAGAGAAATCGTTTAAACTGCTCAAAGGTTCGGGGCAGATTACCGAGATAAATGTTGCCGAAACATTAAAGGATGTTCGTCGTGCACTGCTTGACGCCGACGTAAACTTCAAAATAGCCAAAGATTTTACCAATCGTGTGAAGGACAAAGCCATCGGGCAGAAAGTGCTCGAATCGGTGAAGCCGGGACAGATGATGGTCAAAATCGTTCACGACGAGTTGGCGGAACTGATGGGAGGCGAGACGGTTGATATTTCGTTAACGAAATCACCGTCAGTGATTCTGATGTCAGGTTTGCAGGGATCTGGTAAAACTACCTTTTCCGGAAAACTGGCCAATCGTTTAAAATCGAAGCAGAAAAAGAACCCGTTGTTGGTTGCCTGCGACATCTATCGTCCGGCTGCAATCGAGCAGCTTAAGGTAGTCGGCGAATCAATTGAGGTTCCGGTATATACAGAAGAAGGTGTTAAAGACCCGGTCAAGATTGCCAAAAATGCGATTAAGAAAGCAAAAGCAGAAGGCAATGACGTGGTCATTATCGATACCGCCGGTCGTTTGGCCATCGATGAGCAGATGATGCAGGAAATCGAGGCCATTAAAAAGGCTATCGATCCGGAGGAAACGCTCTTCGTGGTTGATTCCATGACAGGTCAGGACGCTGTGAATACGGCTAAAGAGTTTAACGAACGACTCGATTTCGATGGAGTTATTCTGACTAAACTCGATGGTGATACCCGTGGTGGTGCGGCACTTTCCATTCGTACGGTAGTTGAGAAACCTATCAAATTTGTGGGTACCGGCGAAAAAATGGATGCGATTGACGTTTTCCACCCGAGTCGTATGTCCGACCGGATTCTCGGTATGGGTGATATCGTTTCGTTGGTGGAGCGTGCTCAGGAGCAATTCGACGAAGAGGAAGCCCGCAAATTACAGAAGAAACTGGCGAAGAACCAGTTCAACTTCAACGATTTCCTGACGCAGATTCAGCAAATCAAAAAGATGGGTAACCTGAAGGATTTGGCTGCGATGATTCCGGGAATGCGCAAAGCTTTGAATAATATTGATTTGGAAGACGATGCCTTCAAGCACATCGAAGCCATTATCTATTCCATGACACCTGATGAGCGTGACAATCCGGCTTTGATTGATGGTTCCCGTCGTAAGCGTATCGCTACCGGTTCAGGAACGAACATTCAGGAAGTAAACCGTTTGATTAAGCAATTCGGGGAAACCCGGAAAATGATGAAGATGGTTTCGCAGGGCGGAAATGTGCGTAACATGGCTGCTAAAGCGCAACGTGGAAAAAGAAGATAAGTTCAATCATCAAAATAATATCTTCAATGATTTTACTGGACGGAAAAAAGACATCGGCCGAATTAAAAGCCGAGATTGCTGAAGAAGTAAAAGTGCTGAAAAGCAATGGCAAAAAAACTCCTCATCTGGCAGCGGTACTGGTTGGTCACGATGGCGGAAGCGAGTCGTACGTAGCTTTCAAGATGAAGGATTGCGCCGAGGTCGGTTTCAAATCGAGCCTGGTTCGTTTCGAAGACGACGTGACCGAAGAAGAATTGTTGGCGAAAGTGGACGAGTTGAATAATGATGAGGATGTGGACGGATTTATCGTTCAGTTGCCTTTGCCCAAACACATTTCCGAACAGAAAATTATTGAAGCGATTGACCCGAAGAAAGATGTGGACGGATTTCATCCGATTAATGTCGGGCGCATGGTTATTGGGCTGCCTTGCTTTGTTTCGGCTACGCCCGATGGTATCGTGGATTTGTTGAAGCGTTATAATATTGAAACGTCAGGTAAGAATTGTGTCGTGGTTGGACGAAGCAACATTGTCGGTCGCCCGTTGAGTGTCCTGATGTCTCAGAAAGCGATAAATGCCACGGTGACGGTTGCTCACAGCCGTACCAAGAACCTGAAAGAGTTGTGTGCCAGCGCTGATATTCTGATTGCAGCATTGGGTTCGCCTGAGTTCATTAAAGGTGACATGGTGAAAGAAGGAGCGGTTGTTATCGACGTAGGAACCACGCGTGTAAAATCGGATAAGACGAAATCGGGCTTTAAGCTGAAAGGCGATGTAGCATTTGATGAAGTAGCTGAAAAATGTTCTTACATCACGCCTGTTCCCGGAGGTGTTGGCCCGATGACCCGTGTATCGTTATTGAAAAATACCTTGTTGGCTGCGAAAGGTGAGATTTATTCGTAGCGTACTTTGAAATAAAAATATTGACTTTAAGAGCTGTCTGTCTGGCAGCTCTTTTTTTAGCTCTTCACGGTAGTTTAATCCGTTATAGATGAACCGAAACAGAGTTGAAAACGTTTTCTAAACTGAAAATATTCACTGCTTAATATAACCGTAGTATGAAAATGACACCAATGAAAGTTAGCCGATTTCAGGTTAGGTTATCCTGGATTTTCTCCCTTTTTCTGTTTACTGCCTGTGCAACGGTTCCGTTAACCGGAAGACAGCAGCTGAACCTGGTTCCTGAGTCTGAAATGTTGTCGATGAGTCTGACACAATACGATGACTTCCTGAAAAGTAATCAATTGTCCAACAATCAGCAGGAAACTGCAATGGTCAAGAGGGTCGGAAAGCGGATTGCCGCGGCGGTTGATCAATATCTGAAAGATAATGGTTTAGGAGATCGGGTGAAAGACTTTAACTGGGAGTTTAACCTGGTGAAAGATTCGGTAGCCAACGCATGGTGTATGCCCGGTGGAAAAGTGGTAGTTTATACCGGAATATTACCGATTACCAAAAATGAAAATGGTTTGGCCGTTGTAATGGGACACGAAATCGCCCATGCTATAGCACGCCACGGCAACGAGCGTATGAGCCAGGAGATGTTGGTTCAGCTCGGCGGAATGGGATTGGCGGCAGCTATCGATCAGAAGCCTGAAGAGACTAAAAAAATATATATGACTGCTTATGGAGTCGGCGCCCAGGTGGGAGCTATCCTTCCGTATTCGAGGAGTCACGAGCTGGAAGCGGATAAAATGGGGTTGATGTTTATGGCGATGGCCGGATATGATCCCCGAGGAGCAGTTGACTTTTGGAAGCGGATGGAGGCGAACGGAGGAAGCGGGATGCCCGAATTCCTTAGTACACACCCGGTTGATTCGCATCGGATTGCTCAAATAAAACAGGACTTACCGGAGGCTTTAAAATATTACCAACAGGCGAAGGATAATTAGCCTTCACTATCCATATTCGTTATAAATATTGCATTTTCTGTTTTACAACCTATTATTTGGTGTACATAATATGTTCTCTTTTAAGCTTTTTTAATTCTTTTTTATAATTTTGAAAAGATTCGAACAATACACAGAAAATTAAAATTTTCGAATATGGAAGGTATTGATAAAAAGGATGGAACTGATAATCACGACAAAGGTGATAAGAAGTTTCGTGAAGAGATTTATTCGAAAGCTGTAAGAGCTGGAAAAAGAACGTACTTTTTTGATGTAAAAATGACTCGTAAGGACGAGTATTATCTAACCATCACGGAAAGTAAGAAAAAGTTTGATCAGGATGGCAAGTACCATTTCGAAAAACACAAAATCTTCCTGTACAAAGAGGATTTCGGCAAATTTTCGGATGGACTTACAGAGATTATCGATTACATTCAGGAACGTCAGCCTTATGAACCTCGTGAAACTGAGGAAAAGGATGTACTAAAAGAGTACTCTGACGTTGAGTTCGAAGATTTGGCATCAAGCTAACAAAGCGGTTAAGAGAATAGAAGAACAGCCGCTGAAATACTCAGCGGCTGTTCTCGTTCTGGTAATATTTTCATAAGGTACTGAACCGGTAGCCTAACTAATCCCTAATCCTAAACCATTTTTCTTTCCTGCCGGATAGCCTCGTAGGCTTCGTTAACCTTTTGAAATTTTTCTTTAGCGGCTTTCTGAACATCTTCTCCGAGGTAGCTAACTTTATCGGGGTGATACTTTACGGCCATTTTGCGGTAGGCTTTCTTGATTTCATCCTCGGTGGCTGTTGAAGGTATCTCCAAAACCTGGTATGCCCAGTCCGTACTGGGAATGAACATAGATTCGATTGAATTGTAATCAGCATCGGATACCCCCAGGAAGTAGGCAATGTTTTTCACTAGTACTTTTTCCCGTGGATCAATCTCGCGGTCTGCAGCTGCAATGCCAAACAAAAAGTGTATCAGCTGTAGCCGCGAAGAGTAGTCCATGTGGCGTTTGATTTGGTGGCAGACTTCTGCAACCGGTATGTTTTGTTCCAGTAATCCTTTGAGCGATTTCACCGCTTCGGTAGCGGTTTCAACGCCAAAGTTTTGCTTGAAGAAGCTTTTTACGTAATCCAGTTCCGAACGGAGCACTTTGCCGTCGGCTTTTAGAACGGCTGCGACCAGCACCAGCAGGCTAACCACGTAGTCTCCCTGCGTTGTTGGTTTGCGTTGTTGTGTCTGGTCGTACGGATGTTGGTATTGATTGATATTTACATCGGCACTGTCGATAACCGAGCCGATAATAAAACCGATTAACCCTCCGATAGGGCCAAGGACCGTCCATCCCAGGCCGCCGCCAATCCATTTAGCGAATTTTCCCATTGTTCTTAAAACGTTTATCCAATTCAACAACCTGCGGTATTACCAGGTTCGAGTTGTTGTTCTCAATAATGTAGTCAGCCAGTTTTCTCTTTTCCTCTTCCGGCCACTGATTCTGAATTCTTTTTTTTACCTGCTCGTAAGTTAGTTTGTCACGACTAACTACCCGTGCGATGCGTGTTTCTTCTGGTGCCGTTACGAGGATAATTTCATCCATGTTTTTGTAAAAGCCACTTTCAAACAAGATTGCGGCTTCGTAAATAATGTACGGGGCACGACCATTAACCGTCAGCCAATGCTCATAATGTGCGTGTACAACCGGATGAACCAGCTCGTTGACTTCCTTTAATAACGACTTATTGGAAAAGATAAAGTCGGCTAACTTCTTCCGATCCAGTTTCCCGTTTTCGAAATAGATAAAAGAGCCAAACAGGTTAATGAGGCCTTTTTTAATATCCTGATTTTCGTCCTGCAGCTTTTTGGCTTCGGCATCGGCTTCATAAACAGGCGCACCTAACAAACGGAAAATCTCGCAAATAGTAGACTTCCCGCTGCCTATCCCGCCGGTTACTCCAATTTGTTTCATTGGTTGCTGTTTTTCTTTTCCAGGATAAATTCGACTTCCTTAGGATAGTAATCGTACGAAATAATATTCTGTGGATGTTTTTCCATCGTTACCGGAAGTTTTTGACGCGAAGTGCTGATGCTGTCATAATCGATGGAAGGCTGGAAACTATCAGCACTGATTTGATCGTATTGGCTCAATCCCACCTTGTACGAAACCTTAATGGACGAGGGAAAAGCCTTCAGGTCAACGCTGTCGGGAACATGCTTGATGACGAGCGGAATTTCGCGGGTTCCTTCAGTTATTTGTTCTACGGGAATATTCAGTACTACGCGGCGGGGTATAAACTGTAATTCATTATTTGCGGCGATTGAAACATTTCGCTGAATGCTGTGTGAAAGATTCTTGTATTCTTGTCTCCGGGTCGATACAAATTTTAATGTATCCAAAACATCCTCGGGGCCTCTAACCACTACCGAGTCGGGTGTGGTATAAGGAGATTGTTTCAACATGTACTGGTTCAACAGGGTGACATTTACTTCCGGTTTGACCAGAAACTTTCGTTCAACAATCGGGTCGAAATTAAAATAGAGGCTGTCCGGGTAAATGTTCAGTACCTGGATTTCGTTACTAATCTGATTAACAATCATGCTCCGGTTGGCTTCGGTTGAAGCTGAAAAACCAAAGTGATTATTTTCTGAAACTTTGTGCTTGGTCTTCAGTTCACTCACGTTGATTAAAATGGGAGAGAAAGATAACCTGAGTTTGTGACGCAACAAGGTGAAGCCGTAAGCATTCACCGTACATTCCAGTCGCTGCGGAAGTGGTTGAGATAACTTCTGGTCGGTAGGAAGATCGATATATTTTACCGGAAAGGAGATACGGGCCGTGTAATTCTTACTGAGGTTATTCAGGGTCCAGAAAAAGGACGAAATCGCAAAGCAGATGAGAAATATAAACAGTTTGCCGTCGCGGCGAAGCGGATGTTCGTCACGGAAAAATCTTTTGATTTTATATATCCTTGTTCGTATTTCTCTAATCACGGCCAACTAAAATTTAAAAAAGGCTGGAAGAACCAGCCTTTTATCATTTTTGCTGCGGTGCGTCGCTGATGTCTTTTAGCACAACACTCTTGTCTACTTTTACCTTCACGTTAGGGGCAATTTCGAGGAAGATAATGTTGTCTTTAATTTCAACAATCCGTCCATACAATCCACCGGTAGTCACTACTTTATCGCCTTTTTGTAACGAAGAGCGGAAATTTCGTAGTTCTTTCTGACGTTTCATTTGGGGTCTGATCATGAAAAAATAGAAAACGACCATAATCAATACCAGGGGAAGAAAGGTCATCAATGGGTTGGT
This Prolixibacter sp. NT017 DNA region includes the following protein-coding sequences:
- the coaE gene encoding dephospho-CoA kinase (Dephospho-CoA kinase (CoaE) performs the final step in coenzyme A biosynthesis.), which encodes MKQIGVTGGIGSGKSTICEIFRLLGAPVYEADAEAKKLQDENQDIKKGLINLFGSFIYFENGKLDRKKLADFIFSNKSLLKEVNELVHPVVHAHYEHWLTVNGRAPYIIYEAAILFESGFYKNMDEIILVTAPEETRIARVVSRDKLTYEQVKKRIQNQWPEEEKRKLADYIIENNNSNLVIPQVVELDKRFKNNGKIR
- a CDS encoding YbbR-like domain-containing protein; protein product: MIREIRTRIYKIKRFFRDEHPLRRDGKLFIFLICFAISSFFWTLNNLSKNYTARISFPVKYIDLPTDQKLSQPLPQRLECTVNAYGFTLLRHKLRLSFSPILINVSELKTKHKVSENNHFGFSASTEANRSMIVNQISNEIQVLNIYPDSLYFNFDPIVERKFLVKPEVNVTLLNQYMLKQSPYTTPDSVVVRGPEDVLDTLKFVSTRRQEYKNLSHSIQRNVSIAANNELQFIPRRVVLNIPVEQITEGTREIPLVIKHVPDSVDLKAFPSSIKVSYKVGLSQYDQISADSFQPSIDYDSISTSRQKLPVTMEKHPQNIISYDYYPKEVEFILEKKNSNQ
- the yajC gene encoding preprotein translocase subunit YajC, which encodes MMNNLLFVIAQQQTNPLMTFLPLVLIMVVFYFFMIRPQMKRQKELRNFRSSLQKGDKVVTTGGLYGRIVEIKDNIIFLEIAPNVKVKVDKSVVLKDISDAPQQK